In Strongyloides ratti genome assembly S_ratti_ED321, scaffold srae_chrx_scaffold0000002, a single window of DNA contains:
- a CDS encoding SEA domain and Low-density lipoprotein (LDL) receptor class A repeat and Immunoglobulin-like domain and Immunoglobulin I-set domain and Immunoglobulin-like fold domain-containing protein — translation MAILASAATLLTAISMIYRITLNLPDISYHTDLRNPTSKHYNELSNDIEKTTFAMLSLVTDVQNVSVKLFRYHQVIGTLVTFDVKSDKKNEQVIRDFFENAVSHGKMGNLVLNSEGFEFVSFEDEMVSQCHPSQFTCQSNNECIDRSKLCNYIADCPDSSDESLEHGHCDESKPFISTEKKYLDVLAGNLIEIHISVHRIPTSFNINWFKDDYDIEESNRIYKDTQSSHYHKQKDYTLRIEGATSSDSGLYKFSLSYNDNTIEIEIPVRIYGYEEVSKEVSREENILNDNFKQCPDGEKACKSGHCLSLSFFCDRHINCPDGDDEINCGEVICNSNEFSCDNVCIEKDKVCDGIRNCLDGKDEANCPGFEKQRPSNVRPTVSSTNTHHAQITVTCPDGSIPEYSLHGSTYCWSNSVCPSGTLCTEGKCCHNANADILRQCDYDKWECGDGKCLDWTNRCNQIIECTDRSDEMHCNIIIPQPQNGKRSVHKKTDKDNTDNMTNSECRENEYQCKNKQCIPLEKRCNRNYDCPDGSDETTCEYFINAQKYHLDNNNNNNNNNNNNNNNQNTKETEIFEPFEIITHQPNGDYLRNIKQSSEELCADDEFKCVGLDYLYCIHYDKICDGVDDCGNNADEMNCSKSIEVNEVNEDNLREDGCKNGEFKCNNDQCIPSSLKCNRKYDCEDGSDETTCDYFKIAAQRHHHHQQQQQQQQQTTTTTTTSQVPPIVEQPRHPAVSQQVYEEQERQRLLQEAEYNRRLEEYHRSQTQPILETIRTPKPLPEVTFKDEYDRELNNDIKISDDDFETDDDIGTCQINEFLCQHSRECIDKKAVCDGISDCLDQSDELFCQDKENKFTTINSKTDGRHDSYKNEHDIHKHIDIQKNEEHKEHIEKSPRPQYTPSQQIHHHNQHDKTHHHRVAEQG, via the exons ATGGCTATTCTTGCCAGTGCAGCAACGCTGCTAACAGCTATCTCTATGATATATCGTATCACATTAAATCTTCCtgatatttcttatcatacaGATTTAAGAAATCCTACTTCTAAACATTATAATGAGTTATCAAATGACATAGAAAAAACGACTTTTGCAATGTTATCACTTGTTACTGATGTACAAAATGTTtctgttaaattatttcGATATCATCAAGTTATTGGTACATTGGTAACATTTGATGTTAAATctgacaaaaaaaatgaacaaGTAATTAGagatttttttgaaaatgcTGTTAGTCATGGAAAAATGGGAAATTTAGTATTAAATTCTGAGGGATTTGAATTTGTCTCATTTGaag atgagATGGTATCACAGTGTCATCCATCACAATTTACCTGCCAATCCAACAATGAATGTATTGATAGAAGTAAATTATGTAATTATATTGCTGATTGCCCCGATTCAAGTGACGAAAGTTTAGAGCATGGTCATTGTGATGAAAGTAAACCTTTTATATCAACAGAAAAGAAATATCTTGATGTATTAGCTGGtaatttaatagaaatacATATTTCTGTTCATAGAATACCAACTAgctttaatataaattggTTTAAAGATGATTATGATATTGAAGAAAGTAATCGTATTTATAAGGACACACAATCATCACATTATCATAAACAAAAAGATTATACATTACGTATTGAAGGTGCAACCTCAAGTGATTCTGGtctttataaattttctttatcatataatgataatactATTGAAATAGAAATACCTGTAAGAATATATGGATATGAAGAAGTTAGTAAAGAAGTATCAAgagaagaaaatattttaaatgacaaTTTTAAACAATGTCCTGATGGAGAAAAAGCCTGTAAATCTGGTCATTGTctttcattatcatttttctgTGATAGACATATTAATTGTCCAGATGGAGATGATGAAATTAATTGTGGTGAAGTAATATGTAATTCTAATGAATTTTCATGTGATAATGTTTGTATTGAAAAAGATAAAGTATGTGATGGTATTAGAAATTGTTTAGATGGTAAAGATGAAGCTAATTGTCCAGGTTTTGAAAAACAAAGACCATCTAATGTTAGACCAACAGTTTCTTCAACAAATACACATCATGCTCAGATAACTGTCACTTGTCCTGATGGGTCAATACCAGAATATAGTTTACATGGTTCTACATATTGTTGGAGTAATTCTGTATGTCCATCTGGTACTCTTTGTACTGAAGGAAAATGTTGTCACAACGCTA atGCTGATATCCTACGTCAATGTGATTATGATAAATGGGAATGTGGTGATGGAAAATGTCTAGATTGGACAAATCGTTGTAACCAAATAATTGAATGCACTGATAGAAGTGATGAAATGCATTGTAATATCATCATACCACAACCTC aaaatggTAAACGGTCTGTTCATAAAAAAACAGATAAAGATAACACAGATAACATGACAAATTCAGAATGTCGAGAAAATGAATAtcaatgtaaaaataaacaatgtATTCCATTAGAAAAAAGATGTAATCGTAATTATGATTGCCCTGATGGTAGTGATGAAACGACATGTGAATATTTCATTAACGCacaaaaatatcatttagataataataataataataataataataataataataacaataataatcaaaatacAAAAGAAACAGAAATTTTTGAACCATTTGAAATTATAACACATCAACCAAATGGTGATTATTTACGAAACATTAAACAATCTTCGGAAGAACTTTGTGCCGATGATGAATTTAAGTGTGTTGGTCttgattatttatattgtataCATTATGATAAGATATGTGATGGTGTTGATGATTGTGGAAATAATGCTGATGAAATGAATTGTTCTAAGTCAATTGAAGTTAATGAAGTTAATGAAGATAATTTAAGAGAAGATGGATGTAAAAATGGAGaatttaaatgtaataatgATCAATGTATTCCGTCATCATTAAAATGTAATAGAAAATATGATTGTGAAGATGGAAGTGATGAAACAACATGcgattattttaaaattgctGCACAAAgacatcatcatcatcaacaacaacaacaacagcAACAACAAACAACAACAACCACAACCACATCACAAGTACCACCAATTGTTGAACAACCAAGACATCCTGCTGTTTCACAACAAGTATATGAAGAACAAGAGAGACAAAGATTACTCCAAGAAGCTGAATATAATCGTCGTTTAGAAGAATATCATAGAAGTCAAACACAACCAATTCTTGAAACAATACGTACACCAAAACCACTTCCAGAAGTAACATTTAAAGATGAATATGATAGAGAacttaataatgatattaaaatttcgGATGATGATTTTGAAACAGATGATGATATTGGAACATGTcaaataaatgaatttttatgtCAACATAGTCGTGAatgtattgataaaaaagcAGTATGTGATGGTATATCTGATTGTTTAGATCAGTCAGATGAACTTTTTTGCCaagataaagaaaataaatttaccaCAATTAATTCAAAAACTGATGGAAGACATgatagttataaaaatgaacACGATATTCATAAACATATtgatattcaaaaaaatgaagaacATAAAGAACATATTGAAAAGTCACCAAGACCACAATATACACCAAGTCAACAAATACATCATCATAATCAACATGATAAGACTCATCATCATCGTGTTGCAGAGCAAGGTTAg
- a CDS encoding BcDNA.LD19727, with protein sequence MSRKTALRSCMLIYNIIFWLSGCVLIFLGLWMILDPRRNYILDLVDFSEDDPLLRFAAYIAIISGIGTIFIGFMSCCGAIQAERCMILTFIIFILLLFFSELTIGVLGVIYKEKFSGSEMRSYITNMSHNRYYRDKWVTPLLDTIQFYQECCGGNGPKDYQNSFWYITNTERGTRSFVPYSCCKQSQDGRAWHLIPTDPMCITYPYFSQAFNNSINIEGCHKKLKEWFDEQSIIFMGIGFSFAGLQMIGLIIATVLWHNLDDYRFIQA encoded by the exons atgtcaAGAAAAACAGCTCTACGAAGTTGTATgcttatatataatataattttttgg ttaaGTGGTTGTGTTTTGATATTCCTTGGATTGTGGATGATTTTAGATCCAAGAAGAAACTATATATTGGATTTAGTTGACTTTTCTGAAGATGATCCTTTACTTCGTTTCGCAGCTTACATTGCAATTATTAGTGGTATTGGAACTATATTTATTGGTTTTATGTCATGTTGTGGTGCAATACAAGCAGAAAGATGTATGATATTAacctttattatatttatattacttttatttttttctgaaTTAACAATTGGTGTATTAGgagttatatataaagaaaag ttTTCAGGAAGTGAAATGCGTAgttatataacaaatatgTCCCATAATCGTTATTATCGTGATAAATGGGTTACACCATTATTAGATACGATACAATTTTAT cAAGAGTGTTGTGGAGGTAATGGTCCCAAAGATTACCAAAATTCATTTTGGTATATTACTAACACTGAAAGAGGAACAAGATCTTTTGTTCCATATTCATGTTGTAAACAATCACAAGATGGTCGTGCATGGCATTTAATACCTACTGATCCTATGTGTATCACTTATCCATATTTTTCACAAgcatttaataattcaattaacatcgag ggatgccataaaaaattaaaagaatggTTTGATGAACaatctataatttttatggGAATTGGATTTAGTTTTGCTGGATTGCAAATGATTGGTCTCATTATAGCTACAGTACTTTGGCACAATTTGGATGATTACAGATTTATACAAGCTTga
- a CDS encoding G protein-coupled receptor, rhodopsin-like family and GPCR, rhodopsin-like, 7TM domain-containing protein — protein MNYHSFCSNIISNESVKVYHDLESVKITFKNSVIALCCLGIFGSILNIFTLRSPSLQTVPFMYIRSLALFDLIALSAVLVHFVIISIKHPNAIINFYRSHVEDVFINSFFAAGLYCAVMLSIERYSLITNPYKQRLFKPEKNAILKIFSVLLFAFLLHLPIAWQHSIKYDSMGNYIKGNNQELLCQEPHWMIFTYYKIGREFIRGGCVIVLIALNMIIAGKLKIVQRNREDLVKRCSNVGLVICTNSSFAINGSISEINKKKELSPLIKSFVERKVTTLMFSICLIYALGNLPQMAVMLLQNEQMETQYSFQVFRYIANSMEVLNHCLNFYIFCMASSEFKRAFLNHCLGIKELLKKFPLCRSFFKTQCYINSTTNIPDIVTTSPDIRIGYVKEDCKLIDESSCQLTIKSEQEKNDEVKNIIIYSKTDHYNKNNQENCL, from the exons ATGAATTACCATTCATTTTgttcaaatattatttctaatgAATCAGTAAAAGTTTATCATGATTTGGAAAGTGTTAAgattacatttaaaaattctgtT ATTGCACTATGTTGTTTAGGAATTTTTGgatctattttaaatatatttacattaagAAGTCCATCATTACAAACTGTTCCATTTATGTACATCAGATCTTTAGCTTTATTTGATTTG atagCATTAAGTGCTGTACTTGTtcattttgtaataataagtATTAAACATCCAAATgctataattaatttttatagatcTCATGTTGAGgatgtttttataaattcattttttgcAGCTGGTCTTTATTGTGCTGTAATGCTATCAATAGAACGTTACTCATTAATTACTAATCCATATAAACAAAGATTATTTAAACCAGAAAAAAAtgcaatattaaaaatattttctgtattattatttgcatttttattacatcTTCCAATAGCATGGCAACACTCTATCAAGTATGATTCAATGGGTAATTACATAAAAGGAAATAATCAAGAATTATTATGTCAAGAACCACATTGGATGatatttacatattataaaataggAAGAGAATTTATTCGAGGAGGATGTGTTATTGTATTAATAGCACTTAATATGATAATCGCaggaaaattaaaaattgttcaaAGAAATCGTGAAGATTTAGTTAAAAGATGTAGTAATGTTGGACTAGTAATATGTACAAATTCATCATTTGCCATTAATGGATCTATAagtgaaataaataaaaaaaaagaattatcaccattaataaaatcatttgTTGAAAGAAAAGTTACAACATTAATGTTTTCTATATGTTTAATATATGCATTAGGAAATTTACCTCAAATGGCCGTAATGCTTTTGCAAAATGAACAAATGGAAACGCAATATTCATTTCAGGTGTTTCGTTATATTGCAAATTCAATGGAAGTTTTAAATCATTgtcttaatttttatatattttgtatggCATCAAGTGAATTTAAACGCgcatttttaaatcattgtCTTGGAATTAAAGaacttctaaaaaaattCCCCTTATGCAggtcattttttaaaacacaatgttatataaattcAACAACAAATATTCCTGATATTGTCACAACAAGCCCAGATATTCGTATTGGTTATGTAAAAGAAGATTGTAAACTTATTGATGAAAGTTCATGTCAATTGACAATAAAAAGTgaacaagaaaaaaatgatgaggtaaaaaatattattatttattcaaagacagatcattataataaaaataatcaagaaaattgtttataa
- a CDS encoding F-actin-capping protein subunit beta: MTNTPLDFSLDLMRRLPPNKLEENLGDVISLCPDITEDLLSSVDQPLKIKIDPITKKEYLICDYNRDGDSYRCPWSNKYDPPLEDGNLPSDELRNLEIEMNAAFEVYKDLYYHGGVSSVYLWDAEHGFAGIILFKKKNAGGILQNGSWDSIHVIQAIERSARQYSYKIISTVLLWFETNSENGEMSMGGSYTRNIDHTFIFSEDTTQLSCIGKLIEDQENKIRDLLKNVYFSKTSNIIGELRQSYDRINDETKQEFISELSSNLHTRKNPTPLGSAER, encoded by the exons ATGACAAATACTCCATTGGATTTTAGTCTTGATCTTATGCGTCGTTTACCTCCAAATAAGTTAGAAGAAAATCTTGGAGATGTCATAAGTCTTTGTCCTGATATTACTGAAGATCTTTTGTCATCAGTTGATCaaccattaaaaattaaaattgatcCAATCactaaaaaagaatatcttATTTGTGATTACAATCGTGATGGTGATAGTTACag atgCCCATGGAGTAACAAATATGATCCACCACTTGAAGATGGTAATTTACCATCTGATGAGTTAAGAAATTTAGAAATTGAAATGAATGCTGCCTTTGAAGTTTACAAAGATTTGTATTATCATGGTGGTGTTAGTAGTGTATATCTGTGGGATGCTGAACATGGTTTTGCCggaattattctttttaagaaaaaaaatgccGGTGGTATACTACAAAACGGGTCTTGGGATTCGATTCATGTCATTCAAGCAATTGAACGAAGTGCTCGTCAATATtcttacaaaataatttcaacTGTTTTGTTATGGTTTGAAACTAACTCAGAAAATGGTGAAATGTCAATGGGTGGATCATACACTCGTAACATTGAccatacttttatttttagtgaAGACACAACACAATTATCATGTATTGGAAAATTAATTGAAGatcaagaaaataaaattcgTGATTTGTTAAAGAATGTCTATTTTTCCAAGACAAGTAATATTATTGGAGAATTACGTCAATCATATGATAGAATAAATGATGAAACAAAACAAGAATTTATTAGTGAACTTAGTTCTAATCTTCATACTCGCAAAAATCCAACCCCACTTGGAAGCGCTGAAAgataa
- a CDS encoding Protein tincar: MGCKFKIRLNSLSSIWYTFGIILLQIYLLYLGFERYRLYLDVKWPQHQYPKLWLTTYMILYSSCIPLTMIFFIVGFFKSGNLTGDREQLGFITLKVCEKIDIHLKSCCCNVFHFITKIYRNFLPFPQILHLTIAFCQLIAQQIMLAQMYRFGFANTNDIIHTEMDFIYKRSNQLALNLPVGDTRLQGFRITSEELSFFPISPNLLPVLMHTKLFGISLEFVNLLIALLALSQRYPKLFWKTNETFSIIFSLFMIIHSITIVYGYLAFSILYRIQETNRYNIRPLTIGLPISSSKNLIFYHPISLIFLFLFDIIIMLLAPVALHLYGLSKFRLSILSVKEKMSLLHNKLSTTISGNGYYTTNNSDLSTSQESNTTLCCDGYGPHMLAILVLVLTAISQCPTIYALMILHQYENKTILLHCIIVRVAYLFIWIILWLILTLRKNWQFKVTHPVNEIINLQNAQKVLNLSNEENESQDKRTLSSRLKNSMLIMQGDYMYLTNDVVMKQSIISLVHKNKVENGMIVPKYKTSPIVKRVMESDRPSPLPLHRNYDFNQQNLYGSRSGSQVQLNNGPLIATHVRMSPAKDQMKNLNNYQLGMASSTYNTIKPNTFISSNDSKDRNFVNTFGTLQRSPRGLMGMTNDDIGTIRNHQSMMKNQQYGVIPDRQIQSIRYSPNRQRQQLDPKLQGASIYGTYNRNPPLPLSSRQINLIPNKQSAQYGINKESNNNNKILTPQPITKNSHSGIYGEILTNKSLENSTYVQQPTQYISRDINYGNYGYNKMVSNNQPKDQSNSSFKKIDDKYDSNFYGQIPENTKSRKINLGESQQNKEENIYNGKNEYATSIV; the protein is encoded by the exons atggGATGCAAATTTAAAATACGACTTAATTCTTTATCATCAATATGGTATACCTTTGGAATTATTCTTctacaaatttatttactataTTTGGGTTTTGAAAGATACCGATTATATTTAGATGTTAAATGGCCTCAACATCAATACCCAAAATTATGGCTGACAACTTATATGATACTTTATTCATCATGTATTCCATTAacaatgattttttttattgttggATTTTTTAAGTCTGGAAATTTAACTGGTGATAGAGAACAACTTGgttttattactttaaaagtatgcgaaaaaattgatatacatttaaaatctTGTTGTTGTAAtgtatttcattttataacaaaaatatatcgCAATTTTTTACCATTTCCACAAATACTTCATTTAACAATAGCTTTTTGTCAATTGATAGCTCAACAAATAATGCTTGCCCAAATGTATCGTTTTGGATTTGCTAATACAAATGATATAATTCATACTGAAATggattttatatataaacgAAGTAATCAATTAGCATTAAATTTACCAGTTGGTGATACAAGATTACAAGGTTTTAGAATAACATCTGAagaattatcattttttccAATATCACCAAATTTACTTCCAGTATTAATGcatacaaaattatttggAATTTCATTGGAATTTGTTAATCTTTTAATTGCACTTCTTGCTTTATCACAAAGATATCCAAAATTATTTTGGAAAACAAATGAaacattttcaattattttttcattatttatgaTTATTCATTCTATTACAATTGTTTATGGCTATTTAGCATTTAGTATATTATATAGAATTCAAGAAACAAATAGATATAATATAAGACCATTAACAATTGGTTTACCAATATCATCATCAAAAaatcttatattttatcatcccattagtttaatatttctttttctttttgatattataataatgctTTTGGCTCCGGTTGCTTTACATTTATATGGATTGTCAAAATTTCGTCTATCCATATTGTcagtaaaagaaaaaatgagTTTATTACACAATAAACTTTCAACAACAATTAGCGGAAACGGATATTATACTACAAATAATTCAGATTTATCAACATCTCAGGAATCTAATACAACATTATGTTGTGATGGTTATGGACCACATATGTTAGCAATTTTAGTTCTTGTATTAACTGCAATTAGCCAATGTCCAACAATTTATGCACTAATGATTCTTCACcaatatgaaaataaaactattctTTTACATTGTATTATAGTAAGAGTTGCATATCTTTTCATTTGGATTATTCTTTGgcttattttaacattaagaaaaaattggCAATTTAAAGTAACTCATCCAGTCAATGAAATAATCAATCTTCag aatGCACAAAAAGTACTTAATCTTTCAAATGAGGAAAATGAATCTCAAGATAAAAGAACATTATCTTcaagattaaaaaattcaatgTTAATAATGCAAGGAGACTAT atGTATTTGACAAATGATGTAGTTATGAAACAATCTATTATAAGTTTagttcataaaaataaagtagaAAATGGAATGATTGTtccaaaatataaaacatcaCCAATTGTTAAACGGGTAATGGAATCTGATAGACCTTCACCATTACCATTACATAGAAATTATGATTTTaatcaacaaaatttatatggATCTCGTTCAGGATCTCAAgtacaattaaataatggACCATTAATTGCAACACATGTTCGAATGTCTCCAGCTAAAGatcaaatgaaaaatttaaataattatcaattaGGTATGGCATCATCAAcatataatacaataaaaccaaatacttttatatctTCAAATGATTCAAAAGATcgtaattttgttaataccTTTGGAACATTACAAAGATCACCTCGTGGATTAATGGGAATGACAAATGATGATATTGGAACAATAAGAAATCACCAATCAATGATGAAAAATCAACAATATGGTGTTATACCAGATCGTCAAATTCAAAGTATAAGATATTCACCAAATCGTCAACGACAACAACTTGATCCAAAATTACAAGGTGCTTCAATTTATGGTACATATAATAGAAATCCACCTTTACCATTAAGTAGTAgacaaattaatttaattccTAATAAACAATCAGCACAATATGGTATTAATAAAGAGTCTAAT aataataataaaattttaactccACAACcgataacaaaaaattcaCATTCCGGTATATATGGTGAgatattaacaaataaatctTTAGAAAATTCTACTTATGTACAACAACCAACACAATACATTAGTCGCGATATTAATTATGGAAATTAtggttataataaaatggtATCAAATAATCAACCAAAAGATCAATCTAATagttcttttaaaaaaattgatgataagtatgattcaaatttttatggTCAAATACCAGAAAATACAAAATCACGAAAAATAAACTTAGGTGAATCTCAACAaaataaagaagaaaatatCTATAACGGAAAAAATGAATACGCAACAAGTATTGTATAA